Proteins encoded within one genomic window of Brachybacterium sp. P6-10-X1:
- a CDS encoding metal-sensitive transcriptional regulator, with amino-acid sequence MTEDDAVPSPHPGDHGTHGDPGYQGQKSPYLRRLKLIEGQVRGVHRMVEEDTYCIDVLTQISAVTKALESVALGLVDDHIHHCVHDAAHSGDTEELDRKMDEIMGAVKRLMK; translated from the coding sequence ATGACCGAGGACGACGCGGTGCCGAGCCCGCATCCCGGGGACCACGGCACCCACGGCGACCCCGGCTACCAGGGCCAGAAGTCGCCGTACCTGCGCCGGTTGAAGCTCATCGAGGGTCAGGTGCGCGGAGTGCATCGGATGGTCGAGGAGGACACCTACTGCATCGACGTGCTCACCCAGATCTCCGCGGTCACCAAGGCGCTGGAGTCGGTGGCCCTGGGGCTGGTCGACGACCACATCCATCACTGCGTCCACGATGCCGCCCACTCCGGGGACACCGAGGAGCTGGACCGCAAGATGGACGAGATCATGGGCGCCGTCAAGCGGCTCATGAAGTGA
- a CDS encoding SDR family oxidoreductase codes for MTTPASEQRPTSTSGHIGPTSTTSPASSTSPASSTGTSSSTAPARSIGRTRPAVLITGANRGIGRAVADELAADHHLILGGRDGAALAELAARYPSAEPFAADLADREATAAALQRLDLRDGLAGLVHSAGILVNGTVAESDPAEWTESFDLNVVAIMELTQLLLPALRTARGTVVMINSGSGYNAVPTRGAYSASKFALRGLADSLRLEEREHGVRVSSIHPGRVATDMQRQLRSFEGGEYQEENYMQPATVAATVGLALRLPADASIDSISVRPR; via the coding sequence ATGACCACCCCAGCATCTGAGCAGCGCCCGACCAGCACATCCGGCCACATCGGCCCCACCAGCACAACCAGCCCCGCCAGCTCCACCAGCCCCGCCAGCTCCACCGGCACGTCCAGCTCCACTGCCCCGGCCCGTTCCATCGGCCGGACCCGCCCCGCCGTCCTGATCACCGGGGCGAACCGCGGGATCGGCCGCGCCGTGGCCGACGAACTCGCCGCCGACCACCACCTGATCCTGGGCGGGCGTGACGGGGCCGCGCTGGCCGAGCTCGCCGCCCGGTACCCGTCGGCCGAGCCCTTCGCCGCCGACCTCGCCGACCGCGAGGCCACCGCCGCCGCTCTACAGCGCCTGGACCTGCGCGACGGGCTCGCCGGCCTCGTGCACTCGGCGGGGATCCTGGTCAACGGCACCGTCGCCGAGTCCGATCCGGCGGAGTGGACCGAGTCCTTCGACCTCAACGTGGTCGCGATCATGGAGCTGACCCAGCTGCTGCTGCCCGCCCTGCGCACGGCCCGCGGCACCGTCGTGATGATCAACTCCGGCTCCGGGTACAACGCGGTGCCCACCCGCGGCGCGTACAGCGCCTCGAAATTCGCCCTGCGCGGACTGGCCGACTCTCTGCGCCTGGAGGAGCGCGAGCACGGGGTGCGGGTCAGCTCGATCCATCCCGGACGCGTCGCCACGGACATGCAGCGCCAGCTGCGTTCCTTCGAGGGCGGCGAGTACCAGGAGGAGAACTACATGCAGCCGGCGACGGTCGCCGCCACCGTCGGTCTGGCGCTGCGGCTCCCGGCCGACGCCAGCATCGACTCGATCTCGGTACGACCCCGCTGA
- a CDS encoding CPBP family intramembrane glutamic endopeptidase, translated as MQTITPSRTWVRVEVVLVLALSLGRSAVYSLIALVQALATGPLSSQSTSLNSSIRENPWADLFYQLLSISFTLVPVALVILLLALTAGSWKQALADLGMDLGRPLRDLAWGVAITAGVGLPGLAIYYLGRALGATVEVIPAALDTHWWTLPVLVLHAVKNAVLEEIIVVGYLYQRLERLGWSGRRIIIVSAVLRGAYHTYQGVGPGLANLAMGIVFGEWYRRTRRTMPLVIAHTLLDVFAFVGYALLKSVIST; from the coding sequence GTGCAGACCATCACGCCGAGCAGAACCTGGGTGCGGGTCGAGGTCGTCCTCGTCCTCGCCCTGTCGCTGGGTCGCAGCGCGGTGTACTCGCTGATCGCCCTGGTCCAAGCGCTGGCGACCGGTCCCCTGTCCTCGCAGTCGACGTCGCTGAACTCCTCGATCCGCGAGAACCCGTGGGCCGATCTGTTCTACCAGCTGCTCTCGATCAGCTTCACCCTGGTGCCCGTCGCTCTCGTCATCCTGCTGCTCGCGCTGACCGCGGGCTCATGGAAACAGGCACTGGCAGATCTGGGCATGGACCTGGGCCGACCGCTGCGCGATCTCGCCTGGGGCGTGGCGATCACCGCCGGCGTCGGGCTGCCCGGACTCGCGATCTACTATCTCGGCCGGGCGCTCGGCGCGACCGTCGAGGTGATCCCCGCGGCGCTGGATACTCACTGGTGGACGCTCCCGGTGCTGGTGCTGCACGCGGTCAAGAATGCCGTGCTCGAAGAGATCATCGTCGTCGGCTACCTGTACCAGCGGCTCGAGCGCCTGGGCTGGTCGGGCCGGCGGATCATCATCGTCTCCGCGGTGCTGCGCGGGGCGTACCACACGTACCAGGGGGTCGGACCGGGGCTGGCGAACCTCGCGATGGGGATCGTGTTCGGCGAATGGTACCGACGCACCCGGCGCACGATGCCGCTGGTCATCGCGCACACTCTGCTCGACGTGTTCGCCTTCGTCGGCTACGCGCTGCTGAAGAGCGTCATCTCGACCTGA
- a CDS encoding rhodanese-like domain-containing protein, with translation MDFETVAPTAVPEGAHLIDVREQSEWDAGHAPSAQHLPASSLLENLEQLPEDDEDLYIVCRTGGRSFQVAQWLTGNGFDAINVGGGMDQWFESGLPIESDGEGDAYIL, from the coding sequence ATGGATTTCGAGACCGTCGCCCCCACCGCCGTCCCCGAAGGGGCGCATCTGATCGATGTGCGTGAGCAGTCCGAGTGGGACGCGGGCCACGCCCCGAGCGCGCAGCACCTCCCGGCGAGCTCGCTGCTGGAGAACCTCGAGCAACTGCCGGAGGACGACGAGGACCTCTACATCGTCTGCCGCACCGGCGGGCGCAGCTTCCAGGTCGCCCAGTGGCTGACCGGCAACGGCTTCGACGCCATCAACGTCGGCGGCGGCATGGACCAGTGGTTCGAGTCCGGGCTCCCGATCGAGTCCGACGGCGAGGGCGACGCCTACATCCTCTGA
- a CDS encoding DNA-3-methyladenine glycosylase yields MSTDPLAPDSSTSDSSARGSRRSPAPRSSPDPRSSADLSPSADSVPDPDPFAAAALPRSFGDRDVLELAPLLLGCVLVGRGVALRITEVEAYVGAQDPGSHAYRGRTARNATMFGEPGHLYVYRHMGLHSCMNVVADVEGSGTGCLVRAGEIVGGHELAYSRRRASGVCRSDRDLARGPGRATVACGVTFDDDGLDLCDPRSGMHLAGRLDARDLADGELPGETPLLPHPRLAVGPRIGLREEASHPELFPWRYRIAGDPTVSGPGRMNR; encoded by the coding sequence GTGAGCACCGACCCGCTCGCCCCGGACTCGTCGACCTCGGACTCGTCGGCCCGGGGCTCCCGGCGCTCCCCCGCTCCGCGGTCCTCCCCCGACCCGCGGTCCTCCGCCGACCTGAGTCCCTCTGCCGATTCCGTCCCGGACCCGGACCCGTTCGCCGCCGCCGCTCTGCCGCGCAGCTTCGGGGATCGCGACGTGCTCGAGCTGGCCCCGCTGCTGCTGGGCTGCGTGCTCGTCGGCCGTGGCGTCGCGCTGCGGATCACCGAGGTCGAGGCGTACGTCGGCGCGCAGGACCCGGGCTCGCACGCCTACCGGGGCCGCACTGCGCGCAACGCCACCATGTTCGGCGAGCCCGGGCACCTGTACGTCTACCGGCACATGGGACTGCACTCGTGCATGAACGTCGTCGCCGACGTCGAGGGCAGCGGCACCGGGTGCCTGGTCCGGGCCGGCGAGATCGTCGGCGGTCACGAGCTGGCGTATTCACGGCGTCGCGCCTCCGGGGTGTGCCGCAGCGACCGGGACCTGGCCCGCGGCCCCGGGCGGGCGACCGTGGCCTGCGGGGTCACCTTCGACGACGACGGTCTGGACCTGTGCGATCCCCGCAGCGGGATGCACCTGGCGGGTCGCCTCGATGCGCGCGACCTCGCCGACGGCGAGCTCCCGGGCGAGACGCCGTTGCTGCCGCATCCGCGCCTGGCCGTCGGGCCGCGGATCGGGCTGCGCGAGGAGGCCTCGCATCCGGAGCTGTTCCCCTGGCGCTATCGGATCGCCGGGGACCCGACGGTCTCCGGGCCCGGCCGGATGAACCGCTGA